A window from Rana temporaria chromosome 8, aRanTem1.1, whole genome shotgun sequence encodes these proteins:
- the LOC120909926 gene encoding zinc finger protein 239-like, whose translation MMGDDEPYMMGDDEPCKEEQIPLEIGTGIQHNRNDPRKLPFIYGEGEVEDNITIDFSEEDPSALYLYCEDLSSDSFTPGGNFPDPSSPMTSYNMGPPVRFPYFKHEEDDQRAELLLLQRSYMREQTFSCLESGGGFTPMASLIGHESLHTGPKPYPCFECGKSFSRKANLIIHKKSHTGEKPFCCLECGERFTRKSSLMSHESLHTGQKQYACTECGKCFSRKANLITHEKSHTGEKPFSCAECGEQFTRKSSLMMHEGLHTGTRPYICQDCGKCFSRKANLIMHKKIHTGEKPFSCLECGEHFTRKSSLNRHQIVHTGIRPFSCSECGETFNRSSSLIRHRKVHAVKLYSCLECGKCFKLRSHLMYHKQSYASKPYSCSELSQGVTGTMISF comes from the exons ATGATGGGTGATGATGAGCCGTATATGATGGGTGATGATGAGCCTTGTAAAGAGGAGCAAATTCCTCTGGAGATCGGCACAG GTATACAGCACAACAGGAACGATCCCAGAAAACTACCTTTTATTTATGGAGAAGGTGAAGTAGAAGATAACATCACCATCGATTTCTCAGAAGaagaccccagtgccctgtatcTTTACTGTGAAGATCTATCATCTGATTCTTTTACACCTGGGGGGAATTTTCCTGACCCCTCATCTCCAATGACTTCTTATAACATGGGACCTCCAGTGAGGTTCCCATATTTTAAGCATGAAGAGGATGACCAAAGAGCAGAACTCCTCTTACTTCAGAGATCTTACATGAGGGAGCAGACGTTTTCCTGCTTGGAAAGTGGAGGGGGGTTTACCCCAATGGCCTCTCTCATTGGGCACGAGAGCCTTCACACGGGGCCGAAGCCATATCCGTGTTTCGAATGTGGGAAATCTTTTTCTCGGAAGGCCAATCTCATCATTCACAAAaaatctcacacgggagagaagccatttTGTTGCTTGGAGTGCGGAGAACGGTTTACTCGGAAATCTTCTCTAATGTCGCACGAGAGTCTTCACACGGGACAGAAGCAATATGCATGTacagagtgcgggaagtgtttctccCGAAAGGCCAATCTCATCACGCACGAAAAGTCTCACACGGGCGAGAAGCCGTTTTCATGCGCCGAATGTGGAGAACAGTTTACTCGGAAATCATCTCTCATGATGCACGAAGGTCTTCACACAGGTACAAGGCCATATATATGCCAAGATTGCGGTAAATGTTTCTCCCGGAAGGCCAATCTTATCatgcataaaaaaatacacacaggggagaagccattctCTTGCTTGGAATGTGGAGAACACTTTACTCGGAAGTCATCTCTCAACAGACATCAGATCGTTCACACAGGGATCAGGCCCTTTTCTTGCTCGGAATGCGGGGAGACTTTTAACCGAAGCTCATCCCTCATCAGACATAGAAAAGTTCACGCGGTGAAGTTGTATTCATGTCTCGAATGTGGGAAATGCTTTAAACTCAGGTCACACCTTATGTACCATAAGCAAAGTTATGCTTCCAAACCTTACTCTTGTTCTGAGCTGAGCCAAGGTGTTACAGGGACGATGATCTCCTTTTAG